The genomic region GCTGCTTCTCGGTTATCCTGATATCCTTGAGATGCATTACTCTTCTGAAGTTATCGTAATCGCTGGGCGTGAGGATGCTGATCGCGCACCCCTCCTCACCTGCTCGTGCCGTGCGGCCGATACGATGAATGTAATCAGTGCTGTCGCCAGGGATATCATAATTGTAGACGTGCGAGATTCCGGGGATATCAAGCCCACGTGCCGCGACATCGGTGCAGACCAGCACGCAGACGCTCTGTGTATGGAATTGCTTCATAACGGTGTTCCGTTTCTCTTGCGTCAGTCCGCCGTGGATCGCGAGCGCGTCGACACCCACCGCCATGAGGTTGTTCGCCACGAAGTCGGTATTATGCCGCGTATTGCAGAAGACCATAACCAATCCCGCCTTCTCATGCTGCAATAAATGGACCAGCACCGAGAACTTCATACGCTCATCGAGCACGTCATAGTAAAACTGGGTCAACTTCCGCGGATCGACGTATTGCTCTGCCGAGATCTCAACTTGCTCGTTCATGTAGCGCCGCGCGAGTCGCGCGACCTCGCCGGTAATGGTTGCCGAGAACAGAAGTGTCTGCCGCTTACGCGGGCACTTCCGGATAATCTGCTCCACATCGTCGATGAAGCCCATATCCAGCATCCGGTCTGCTTCATCCAGAACGAGCGTCGTTACACCGCGCAGATCAAGCGTTCCCCGTCCTAGATGGTCCAGTATCCTGCCCGGAGTCCCAACGACGACGTCTGCAGTCCTTAATTGCGCCATCTGCGGGTTGATCGAGACGCCGCCGAAGACCGCAACGATCCGCAGCGGCTTGTACCGCGAGAAATCGCCGAGTGCCGCGGCTACCTGCTGTGCCAGCTCCCGCGTTGGTGTCAAGACCAGCGCCTGGATTCCTGCGCCCTTCTCTGATTTCTCGATTATAGCGGCCGCAAAGGCAAGTGTCTTGCCTGATCCGGTCGATGCACCAGCGATAACGTCCCGGCCCTCAAGGATTGAGGGGATTGCTTTCGCCTGGATCTCTGTTGGTCTTTCAAACTTCGCTTCTTCTACTGACTTTAAAATAGGCTCAATAATACCTAGCTTTCCAAAATACTCCATTCTTTCTACTCAAGAAAAAAGTCAAAAACTTTCTCTTCTTTACCTCTCTGGTTCATCCCATAAACCCACGAGTATATAAAGGTTTCATGCACAGCGGCTCTCGCTGTACAGCACCTATTATAACCGAGGTATATGAAAAAACTGACCATCTTCCGCAGTGCAAGGTACCAAAAACGAACAGAAAGGAGAAGCAAGCAGTGCTGAACGCGCCCAGCGCACGGTGCGCACGTTGTTATCGATCGAGCTAGCCCCAATGGCGGGTCATATGGTACTGCCATAGCCTCTAACGGTTATGTATCCGTCATGAGGGGCAGGTGTGCGCCGTGATTGCCCACGAGCTGGAGGATGCGGGTCGGGTGTCCTTATCGCCACACCTGTCCCTGGAGCAAGACCATTGCGCAGCTGCGATATGCTTAAAGCTATGGGGGTGGTACTTCTACGGCATCGCTTCTCACCTTTTTTAAAAGCACAGCCGTTATGGGGCATACCATAGGTTTTAAGACGTCGCCGATACTTTTAATTTCAGAACGAAACAATACTATTACAGATGTGAGCGGGGCAAAATGGGATTAAAAGAAGGATTTGAGAAGCTGTTCGCGAAACGCGAGGGCATTGGTGACGAGGAGGACTATTGGGACCTGGACTTGGAAGCGTACGAGGCGGAGCTCAGAGAAGAAGAAGGCGTGCGGATGTACGTGAAGACCGCGGAGCTAACCGGGCTTTACGATCTCCCCGATTTGAAGAAGGAGATCTATTCAGGTAATATCCTGCTCCTGGATATCTCTCTGGCGAAGCAGGATAAGGTGCTTGTCGAGAAGACCATTAAGGACTTGAAGATGGTGGCCTCGGATATCAGTGGCGATATCGCCGGTATTGCTGATGATCTGGTGATTGTGACCCCAACGGGAATTAAGATCGAACGGCAGAAACTCTCCGGGAAATAGCCTGGCCGACCGAACATCGGAGCCAGTGTAAGAAACGCAGCTTGAATTAACGTAACGTGCAGTGAGTGGTGGCGCGCGGTGAAAGAGACCTGTCCAGTCTGTGGTGCGGAGAGCGAATTAAGCTGCCTCCCGTATGAAATCCCGCACTTCGGTGAGTTCATGATCTTCACCGCGGTCTGCGACTCCTGCGGCTATCACGCGACGGACGTCATGATGCTCGCTGATCAGAAGCAGAATCGGTGTGAGAAGGTGATAGCAGCACCCAAGGACATCGACGCAGTTGTTGTTCGCTCCTCGTTCGGAACTATCGAGATACCTGAGCTGGGGCTCATTGTCGAGCCGAAGCGGGGCGAGGCCTTCATCACGACGGTCGAGGGCGTGCTGAGGCGTGTCGAGCGGGTCGTGCAGATACTGAGCAAGGACGCGGAGAGCAAGAAACGAGCAGATGAGGTCCTGAAGCAGATCGAGGAAATCAAGCTGGGTAACGCACAGATGACCCTGATCATCACTGACCCGACGGGGAACAGTGCCATCATTCCGACCGAGCTTTTCTTTAAGAAAGACCTCAATAGTACAGACCTTTGAACCAGTCAGTCACGCGTTTCTTGGGTACGTACAGGAAAGACATTGAGAGTAAGAGGGCGAAAAAATGGGTATGAGCGGCTCGATGGAGCGAAAGATAAAGGTTGAGTTCGTGAATCGGGAGCCCGTGGAAGAGCAGGAGATCGAGATCGTTGAGCGGAAAGGGCTGGGGCATCCTGATAGTTTGTGTGACGGAATTGCA from Methanomicrobia archaeon harbors:
- a CDS encoding DUF552 domain-containing protein — translated: MGLKEGFEKLFAKREGIGDEEDYWDLDLEAYEAELREEEGVRMYVKTAELTGLYDLPDLKKEIYSGNILLLDISLAKQDKVLVEKTIKDLKMVASDISGDIAGIADDLVIVTPTGIKIERQKLSGK
- a CDS encoding ZPR1 zinc finger domain-containing protein, whose protein sequence is MNVTCSEWWRAVKETCPVCGAESELSCLPYEIPHFGEFMIFTAVCDSCGYHATDVMMLADQKQNRCEKVIAAPKDIDAVVVRSSFGTIEIPELGLIVEPKRGEAFITTVEGVLRRVERVVQILSKDAESKKRADEVLKQIEEIKLGNAQMTLIITDPTGNSAIIPTELFFKKDLNSTDL
- a CDS encoding DEAD/DEAH box helicase, whose amino-acid sequence is MEYFGKLGIIEPILKSVEEAKFERPTEIQAKAIPSILEGRDVIAGASTGSGKTLAFAAAIIEKSEKGAGIQALVLTPTRELAQQVAAALGDFSRYKPLRIVAVFGGVSINPQMAQLRTADVVVGTPGRILDHLGRGTLDLRGVTTLVLDEADRMLDMGFIDDVEQIIRKCPRKRQTLLFSATITGEVARLARRYMNEQVEISAEQYVDPRKLTQFYYDVLDERMKFSVLVHLLQHEKAGLVMVFCNTRHNTDFVANNLMAVGVDALAIHGGLTQEKRNTVMKQFHTQSVCVLVCTDVAARGLDIPGISHVYNYDIPGDSTDYIHRIGRTARAGEEGCAISILTPSDYDNFRRVMHLKDIRITEKQLPAVKRVQISWKAKGRSRPGRHGERQRPSRTAYYKKRTSAQSRVTG